The window AATATGCAGATTTATTTTGAATGTAATCTCTAACGCCTTCTAAAAATGCATACTGTAAATCTGTATCGATATTCATTTTAACGACACCATACCCGATAGATTCCCTGATCTCTTCTAACGAAGACCCGGAACCTCCATGGAATACATAGTCTATAGTATTATGAGGGACTCCGTATTTTTTAGAAATATATTCTTGAGAATCCTTTAAGATAGTCGGTTTAAGTTTTACGTTTCCGGGCTTGTAAACTCCGTGTACATTACCAAAAGCAGCTGCAATCGTAAAGCGAGGGCTAACTTTCATTAACTCTTCATAAGCGTATGCCACTTCTTCGGGCTGTGTATATAGTCTGGACTCATCAACATCAGAATTGTTCACACCATCTTCTTCACCACCGGTAATTCCAAGCTCTATTTCAAGGGTCATTCCCATTTTGCTCATACGTGCCAGATATGCTTTGCAAACCTCGATATTCTCTTCAATAGGTTCTTCAGATAAATCGATCATATGCGAGCTGAACAGAGGTTTTCCGGTTTCTTCAAAATGTTTTTCACTGGCCTCCAGCATACCGTCAATCCACGGTAACAGTTTTTTAGCACAGTGGTCTGTATGAAGAATTACAGTTGCTCCGTATAATTCAGCCAATTCATGTACATGTTTTGCACCGGCAACGGCACCGGCAACAGCTGATTTCTGATCTTCGTTTGACAGGCCTTTTCCGGCATTGAACTGAGCACCGCCGTTCGAAAACTGGATAATAACGGGCGAGTTGATAGTTGCAGCCGTTTCCAAGACAGCATTTATGGTATCAGTGCCAATCACATTCACTGCGGGCAGGGCAAACCCTTTTTCTTTGGCATAGTTAAAAATCTCTTGTACTTCGTCTCCTGTTGCTACACCCGGTTTGATGTTGTGACTCATAATTTAAAATGATTTATTATTT of the Zhouia spongiae genome contains:
- the fbaA gene encoding class II fructose-bisphosphate aldolase — protein: MSHNIKPGVATGDEVQEIFNYAKEKGFALPAVNVIGTDTINAVLETAATINSPVIIQFSNGGAQFNAGKGLSNEDQKSAVAGAVAGAKHVHELAELYGATVILHTDHCAKKLLPWIDGMLEASEKHFEETGKPLFSSHMIDLSEEPIEENIEVCKAYLARMSKMGMTLEIELGITGGEEDGVNNSDVDESRLYTQPEEVAYAYEELMKVSPRFTIAAAFGNVHGVYKPGNVKLKPTILKDSQEYISKKYGVPHNTIDYVFHGGSGSSLEEIRESIGYGVVKMNIDTDLQYAFLEGVRDYIQNKSAYLQAQIGNPEGDDAPNKKHYDPRVWLREGEKTFITRLKKAFEDLNNVNTL